One stretch of Zingiber officinale cultivar Zhangliang chromosome 6B, Zo_v1.1, whole genome shotgun sequence DNA includes these proteins:
- the LOC121989277 gene encoding diacylglycerol kinase 5-like, protein MEEDSPHSCLPLRDFYIPSYILVPESEREEVAEEPICPVIVFVNSRSGGQLGGDLIKTYRELLNKVQVFDLGEEAPDKVLYNLYANFEKLKSEGDRFANHIEKKLRLIVAGGDGTAGWLLGVVCDLKLVQPPPIATVPLGTGNNLPFSFGWGKKNPGTDHHSVKFFLNQVKEAKEMKIDSWHIVMRMKAPKEGTCDPIAPLELPHSLHAFQRVSSSDSLNMEGYHTFRGGFWNYFSMGMDAQVSYAFHSERKLHPEKFKNQIVNQTTYAKLGCTQGWFFASLVHPSSRNIAQLAKVKIMKSPGHWEDLNVPHSIRSILCLNLPSFSGGLNPWGTPNQKKTRDRDLTRPYVDDGLLEVVGFRDAWHGLVLLAPNGHGTRLAQAHRIRFEFHKGAADHTFMRIDGEPWKQPLPKDDDTVVVEISHLGQVNMLATRDCISKSINDPSTPVSHHRNGDDSEDSDGEWDGGRKKFGAAETFKIPEDTDIAHLS, encoded by the exons ATGGAAGAAGATAGTCCTCACTCGTGCCTTCCATTGCGAGATTTCTATATCCCTAGTTACATACTAGTACCAGAATCAGAAAGGGAAGAAGTTGCAGAAGAACCAATATGTCCTGTTATTGTTTTTGTCAATTCCAGAAGTGGTGGTCAGCTAGGAGGTGATTTGATTAAAACATATCGTGAGCTTCTCAATAAAGTTCAG GTTTTTGATTTGGGTGAGGAGGCTCCTGATAAAGTTCTGTACAATCTTTATGCCAACTTTGAGAAGCTGAAGTCTGAGGGTGATAGGTTTGCTAATCATATTGAGAAGAAATTGAGATTAATA GTTGCAGGTGGTGATGGTACAGCTGGTTGGCTTCTTGGTGTAGTTTGTGATCTTAAACTTGTTCAGCCACCTCCAATTGCCACTGTACCTTTGGGAACAGGAAACAATCTTCCCTTCTCATTTGGTTGG GGAAAGAAGAACCCTGGTACAGACCATCATTCAGTGAAATTTTTCCTTAATCAAGTCAAGGAAGCAAAGGAGATGAAAATTGATAG CTGGCATATTGTTATGAGGATGAAAGCTCCCAAGGAGGGTACCTGTGATCCAATTGCTCCTCTCGAATTACCACATTCCCTTCATGCATTTCAGCGCGTATCAAGCTCAGACTCACTTAATATG GAAGGCTATCATACTTTTCGTGGTGGTTTTTGGAACTACTTCAGTATGG GAATGGATGCCCAAGTATCATATGCATTTCATTCTGAGCGGAAGCTACACCCTGAAAAGTTTAAGAACCAGATAGTTAATCAG ACTACATATGCTAAACTTGGGTGCACACAGGGGTGGTTTTTTGCTTCTTTGGTTCACCCTTCTTCAAG GAATATCGCACAGCTTGCTAAAGTGAAGATCATGAAAAGTCCAGGGCACTGGGAAGATCTCAATGTTCCTCATAG CATTCGTTCAATCCTTTGTCTCAATTTACCCAGTTTTTCTGGGGGCCTCAATCCATGGGGAACTCCTAATCAGAAGAAAACAAGAGAC AGGGATCTTACTCGACCATATGTTGATGATGGCCTTCTCGAAGTGGTCGGTTTTCGTGATGCCTGGCACGGGCTCGTTCTGCTAGCTCCAAATGGGCATGGAACTCGTCTTGCACAG GCACACAGAATCCGTTTTGAGTTCCACAAGGGCGCGGCAGATCACACATTTATGAGAATTGATGGGGAACCATGGAAGCAGCCTCTACCGAAGGATGACGACACAGTAGTTGTCGAAATTTCTCATCTGGGGCAGGTCAATATGTTGGCCACTCGTGACTGCATCTCCAAAAGCATTAATGATCCTTCGACACCAGTGAGCCACCATAGGAATGGGGACGACAGTGAGGACTCTGACGGTGAATGGGACGGAGGGAGGAAGAAGTTTGGTGCAGCAGAGACGTTCAAGATCCCTGAGGATACAGATATTGCTCATCTTAGTTAA